The following are encoded in a window of Nibricoccus aquaticus genomic DNA:
- a CDS encoding DNA glycosylase, whose product MPAPATWSDWSPLNFLPPLTDRTLAELLDGGQAFRWNRQTDGSYLGVWSDCIAQIRRDETGLTHWRSPAPLTKRVAASLPIYFGQHAAFDALLDALPWRSDAHLALCLKTFPGLRILRQPFGETLLGFLCSATKQIVQIKQMMELLATRHGASLGTIPADGTTAAKIIHRLPAWSELAAVPETQLRECLLGFRARYIHDTAQFLAAHPGWLEETEQLPYAEAKERLCSLPGVGEKVADCVLLFGAGKMEAFPVDVWILKTLETRYGLNGWKPAQVAQFGRSHFGTAAGLAQQFLFAYERTAKKANIPS is encoded by the coding sequence ATGCCCGCGCCCGCCACTTGGTCTGACTGGAGCCCGCTCAATTTTCTCCCGCCACTCACCGACCGCACCCTCGCCGAGCTCCTCGACGGCGGTCAGGCCTTTCGCTGGAACCGCCAGACCGACGGCAGCTACCTCGGCGTCTGGTCCGACTGCATCGCCCAAATCCGCCGCGACGAAACCGGCCTCACTCACTGGCGCTCCCCCGCTCCGCTCACCAAACGTGTCGCCGCCTCTCTCCCGATCTACTTCGGGCAACACGCCGCCTTCGATGCGCTCCTCGATGCACTCCCGTGGCGAAGCGACGCCCACCTCGCGCTCTGCCTGAAAACCTTCCCCGGCCTCCGCATCCTCCGCCAGCCCTTCGGCGAGACGCTTCTCGGGTTCCTGTGCAGCGCCACCAAGCAGATCGTGCAGATCAAACAGATGATGGAGCTCCTCGCCACCCGCCACGGCGCTTCGCTCGGCACTATCCCGGCTGATGGTACAACGGCCGCGAAAATCATCCACCGCCTGCCTGCCTGGTCGGAACTCGCCGCCGTGCCCGAAACCCAACTACGCGAATGCCTCCTCGGCTTTCGCGCCCGCTACATCCACGACACCGCGCAATTCCTCGCCGCACATCCTGGCTGGCTGGAAGAAACCGAACAGCTCCCCTACGCCGAAGCCAAAGAACGCCTCTGCTCGCTCCCCGGTGTCGGCGAAAAAGTCGCCGACTGCGTCCTGCTCTTCGGCGCGGGAAAAATGGAAGCCTTCCCCGTCGACGTCTGGATCTTGAAGACGCTCGAAACCCGCTACGGTCTCAACGGTTGGAAGCCCGCACAAGTCGCCCAATTCGGCCGCTCGCATTTCGGCACTGCCGCGGGCTTGGCCCAGCAGTTTCTCTTCGCTTACGAAAGAACGGCGAAGAAGGCGAATATCCCAAGCTAA
- a CDS encoding RNA polymerase sigma factor — translation MSDHELLQAYTREGSSCAFAELVRRYLDLVYSAARRQVRAPHLAEEVTQNVFIDLARSAKRLKPTQPLAAWLFLVTRRRAIDVLRSEARVHSRPEPLTDDPAENAVGTSEQMEPLLDEAVASLSEDDRRAVILRFFENRSLREVGDVLGASEAAAQKRVSRALEQLRTYFGKRGVVLGAAAVATQLSAQAVVPAPAMLAANLTGVTALAAASTQGSQIILMTTLKKIAFSAALTLSVGVAFYEAHQLSLEKARTRSLEERMEALLKDSRELRAKQEAALKRLATAESELASVRAAASGGDPEIESALEAWLDRVKALHTWLDKMPDKRIPEMAYLTEDDWLEAAKSAKVETTLGARDALSTLRNLALKRFGKPLSAALDRYKKETKRPLPGAPEELAAYFDPQIDPAILKNYELGKLDKTRVIDSDGGEARMVLRNKIVDDIYDARYSYTGGGSTMMQSVHLSFDAINEAVTEFKRVNSAQLPTEPSQLMPYLKRPVDADYLRLSFRNLKTVYRPD, via the coding sequence ATGAGCGATCACGAACTGCTTCAGGCTTACACGCGGGAAGGCTCTTCGTGTGCGTTTGCCGAGCTCGTTCGTCGTTATCTTGATCTGGTTTATTCCGCAGCCCGGCGGCAGGTGCGTGCCCCGCATCTAGCGGAGGAAGTCACTCAGAACGTCTTTATCGATCTGGCGCGCTCGGCAAAGAGACTGAAGCCCACACAGCCGCTCGCGGCGTGGCTGTTTCTCGTCACGCGCCGCAGAGCGATAGATGTCCTTCGCAGCGAAGCGCGCGTTCACTCGCGGCCGGAACCGCTCACGGATGATCCGGCTGAAAACGCAGTGGGCACGTCCGAGCAAATGGAGCCGTTGCTTGACGAAGCGGTCGCTTCGCTGAGCGAAGATGACCGGCGCGCCGTGATTCTTCGGTTCTTCGAAAATCGCAGCCTGCGAGAAGTGGGCGATGTCTTGGGCGCGTCCGAAGCCGCTGCGCAAAAGCGCGTGAGTCGGGCGCTCGAGCAGCTTCGCACTTATTTTGGCAAACGCGGCGTCGTCCTTGGTGCGGCCGCGGTTGCTACGCAACTCTCCGCGCAAGCAGTCGTGCCCGCGCCTGCGATGCTCGCGGCGAATCTAACCGGAGTAACCGCGCTCGCAGCGGCATCCACGCAAGGTTCTCAGATCATTCTTATGACAACCCTGAAGAAAATCGCCTTCTCCGCCGCGCTGACCCTGAGCGTCGGCGTCGCTTTTTATGAGGCTCACCAACTTTCCCTTGAGAAAGCCCGCACGCGTTCGCTCGAAGAACGGATGGAGGCATTGCTGAAAGATTCCCGGGAGCTGCGCGCGAAACAGGAAGCAGCGTTGAAGAGGCTGGCCACAGCGGAGAGTGAACTCGCTTCAGTCCGCGCGGCGGCGTCTGGCGGAGATCCTGAAATCGAGTCCGCGCTCGAAGCCTGGCTGGATCGCGTGAAGGCATTGCACACTTGGTTGGATAAAATGCCGGATAAACGAATTCCTGAGATGGCGTACCTCACGGAGGATGACTGGCTGGAGGCGGCTAAAAGTGCGAAAGTGGAAACCACGCTCGGGGCACGCGATGCTCTTTCGACCCTCAGGAACCTTGCGCTTAAGCGTTTTGGTAAGCCTCTGAGTGCCGCGTTGGATCGGTATAAAAAGGAAACGAAGCGTCCGTTGCCGGGCGCGCCTGAAGAACTGGCTGCCTATTTCGATCCTCAGATCGATCCGGCGATTCTGAAGAATTACGAACTCGGCAAATTGGATAAAACAAGAGTCATCGACTCGGACGGCGGTGAAGCTCGCATGGTCCTGCGAAACAAGATCGTCGATGATATCTATGATGCCCGTTATAGCTATACCGGTGGAGGGAGTACGATGATGCAGTCGGTGCATCTTTCATTCGATGCGATCAATGAGGCAGTGACTGAATTCAAACGCGTTAACAGCGCTCAACTCCCGACCGAGCCATCGCAGCTGATGCCGTATCTTAAACGCCCGGTCGATGCCGACTATCTGAGGCTTTCGTTTCGAAATCTTAAAACAGTCTATCGACCAGATTAA
- a CDS encoding VOC family protein: protein MVKKLLHTRMRVNDLERTVAFYEHALGLKVSRRHTSPRGAQLAFIATPNSDEEIEICQMPPGAEPVKVQPDLMHLAFEVEDLTAFAAGLKERGYELSDGPTPSGSGMIAFIDAPEGYEVELIQRSK from the coding sequence ATGGTCAAAAAGCTTCTCCACACGCGTATGCGCGTGAACGATCTCGAGCGCACCGTGGCATTCTACGAACACGCACTGGGGCTCAAAGTTTCCCGCCGGCACACGTCACCGCGCGGCGCGCAGCTTGCATTCATCGCCACGCCGAACAGCGATGAGGAAATTGAGATCTGTCAGATGCCGCCCGGTGCCGAACCCGTGAAAGTGCAGCCGGATCTCATGCACCTCGCGTTCGAAGTCGAAGACCTCACGGCATTCGCCGCCGGTTTGAAAGAGCGCGGCTACGAGTTGAGTGATGGTCCGACGCCGAGCGGTAGCGGCATGATCGCCTTCATCGACGCGCCGGAAGGCTACGAGGTGGAACTCATCCAGCGTTCGAAATAA
- the rpoC gene encoding DNA-directed RNA polymerase subunit beta' yields the protein MSIQPSETAASPARDEVRSALGLDENPFDCVSITVSSPETIRNWSKGEVKNPETINYRTFKPEPGGLFCQKIFGPVRDYECACGKYKRIKYKDVVCDRCGVEVTIARVRRERMGHIELAVPVAHIWFLKSMPSRLGLLLDMTARSLERVIYYENFMVVDPGKTPLEMKQLLTDTEYRQALDEYGDDSFVAKMGAEAVREALGKMDMEATVAELQEQMRATKSKQIKKKLSKRLKVIQGFIHSKSRPEWMVIEVLPVIPPDLRPLVPLEGGRFATSDLNDLYRRVINRNNRLKNLMQLKTPDVIIHNEKRMLQEAVDALFDNGRHGRPVTGAGNRPLKSLSDMLKGKQGRFRQNLLGKRVDYSGRSVIVIGPELKLNQCGLPKKMALVLFEPFIIRRLKELGFVHTVRGARKMIEKKSPEVWDILEEVTKGHPVLLNRAPTLHRLSIQAFEPVLIEGEAIRVHPLVCTAYNADFDGDQMAVHVPLSLEAVMECKLLMMATSNIFSPSSGKPILTPSQDIVLGAYYLTVEPRKKVAKGERIPLLSGLQEVLFAKTDGALKVHDWVEIPNPDHGRDTVYGNKERKTLRTTVGRVIFNQIWPAGLGYVNFPVPKAKLGDLILNTYKVAGDVITIETLDKLKELGFQTAMQAGISIGIDDMIIPEDKKDIVADSRKKITEVEAQFNKGIITDGERYNKVVDIWTGATDKIAKAVFAKLEGNDGRPEINPVYIMMDSGARGNKQQVRQLCGTRGLMAKPSGEIIERPILSSFREGLTVLEYFISTHGARKGLADTALKTADAGYLTRKLCDVAMDVVIAEEDCGTRDGVWKKAIFEGDDEIVGLRERIIGRCVSDDVFNPLNPTELLVGSGELITEEIATKIEESGLERVKIMSPLTSTSRHGIDAKSYGINPATNRVAKTGDSIGIIAAQSIGEPGTQLTMRTFHIGGVATGGFKTPEIRVRSGGKVKYKGLRLVQTADGAAIVLNKTGSIQIIDSEDRELESYNIVVGSFLTIGDGEKIEKGAVLAQWDPYNVPVLSEKGGTLVFKDMIPGVTVKRELDESSGRIATVVIEHKEDLNPQVEIRDASNKPLAAYSIPVGAQISVNEGDIIAPGALLAKTPRQASKTKDITGGLPRIAELFEARRPKDAAEMARIDGVVSFEGTIRGKRKLVVKNEETSQEEEHLIPAGKHIIVQPGDVVHKGQHLTEGSADPHEILEILGPSALYDFLISQVQEVYRLQGVTINDKHIEIIIRQMLRKVRITDPGDSEYFWGEQIDRAAFIANNRRIEEAGGKPAEAEPILLGITKASLETESFISAASFQETTRVLTDASTLGKIDMLKGFKENVIMGHLIPAGTGLPMYKKLKVTLPFGDEIPEAAPVAEVSAS from the coding sequence ATGAGCATCCAACCCTCAGAAACCGCCGCGTCACCCGCACGCGATGAAGTCCGCTCGGCTCTCGGCCTCGACGAGAATCCGTTCGACTGCGTTTCCATCACCGTCTCCTCGCCCGAAACGATCCGTAACTGGTCGAAGGGTGAGGTTAAAAATCCAGAGACGATCAACTATCGTACCTTCAAGCCCGAGCCAGGCGGTCTCTTCTGCCAAAAGATCTTCGGGCCCGTCCGCGACTACGAGTGCGCGTGCGGAAAGTACAAGCGCATCAAATACAAGGACGTCGTCTGCGATCGCTGCGGCGTCGAAGTCACGATCGCCCGCGTCCGTCGCGAGCGCATGGGCCACATCGAACTCGCCGTTCCTGTCGCTCACATCTGGTTCTTGAAGAGCATGCCGAGCCGTCTCGGTCTTCTCCTCGACATGACCGCCCGCTCGCTTGAGCGCGTGATCTACTACGAAAACTTCATGGTCGTCGATCCGGGCAAGACCCCGCTCGAGATGAAGCAGCTCCTCACCGACACCGAGTACCGCCAGGCGCTCGATGAGTACGGTGATGATTCCTTCGTCGCCAAGATGGGTGCCGAAGCCGTTCGCGAAGCGCTCGGCAAGATGGATATGGAAGCGACTGTCGCCGAGCTCCAGGAGCAGATGCGCGCGACCAAATCGAAGCAGATCAAAAAGAAGCTCTCAAAGCGTCTGAAGGTCATCCAAGGCTTCATCCACTCGAAGTCCCGTCCTGAATGGATGGTCATTGAAGTCCTCCCCGTGATCCCACCGGACCTGCGTCCGTTGGTTCCTCTCGAGGGTGGTCGTTTTGCGACCTCCGATCTCAACGATCTCTATCGCCGCGTCATCAACCGCAACAACCGGTTGAAAAATTTGATGCAGCTGAAGACGCCCGATGTGATCATTCACAACGAAAAGCGCATGCTGCAGGAAGCTGTCGACGCGCTCTTCGACAACGGTCGCCACGGCCGTCCAGTGACTGGCGCAGGCAACCGTCCTTTGAAGTCCCTCTCGGACATGCTCAAGGGCAAGCAGGGTCGCTTCCGCCAAAATCTTCTCGGCAAGCGTGTCGATTATTCCGGCCGTTCCGTGATCGTCATCGGTCCTGAGCTGAAGCTCAACCAGTGTGGCCTCCCCAAGAAGATGGCGCTGGTTCTCTTTGAGCCATTCATCATCCGCCGTCTTAAGGAGCTCGGCTTCGTGCACACCGTCCGCGGTGCCCGCAAGATGATCGAGAAGAAGTCTCCAGAAGTCTGGGACATTCTTGAAGAAGTCACGAAGGGCCACCCAGTCCTACTCAATCGCGCGCCCACGCTTCACCGTCTATCGATCCAGGCTTTCGAGCCTGTCCTCATCGAGGGGGAAGCGATCCGCGTTCACCCACTCGTCTGTACGGCTTACAACGCCGACTTCGACGGTGACCAGATGGCTGTTCACGTCCCGCTTTCATTGGAAGCCGTGATGGAGTGCAAACTCCTCATGATGGCGACGAGCAACATCTTCTCGCCGTCCTCCGGCAAGCCGATCCTCACTCCTTCGCAGGACATCGTTCTTGGTGCTTACTACCTCACGGTTGAGCCCCGTAAGAAAGTCGCCAAAGGCGAGCGCATCCCGCTCCTCAGTGGTCTTCAGGAAGTGCTCTTCGCGAAAACCGATGGCGCGCTTAAGGTTCACGATTGGGTCGAGATCCCGAATCCCGATCACGGTCGAGATACCGTGTACGGTAACAAGGAGCGCAAGACCCTCCGCACGACGGTTGGTCGCGTAATTTTCAACCAGATCTGGCCCGCGGGTCTCGGCTACGTGAACTTCCCAGTTCCGAAGGCCAAGCTCGGTGACCTCATTCTGAATACCTACAAGGTTGCCGGCGACGTCATCACGATCGAGACCCTCGACAAGTTGAAGGAGCTCGGTTTCCAGACCGCCATGCAGGCCGGTATTTCCATCGGTATCGATGACATGATCATCCCCGAGGACAAAAAGGACATCGTTGCCGACTCGCGCAAAAAGATCACCGAGGTCGAAGCCCAGTTCAACAAGGGCATCATCACCGACGGCGAGCGCTACAATAAGGTAGTCGATATCTGGACCGGTGCCACCGACAAGATCGCGAAGGCAGTATTCGCGAAACTCGAAGGCAACGACGGCCGTCCTGAGATCAATCCGGTCTACATCATGATGGACTCCGGTGCCCGTGGTAACAAACAGCAGGTTCGTCAGCTGTGCGGTACCCGCGGCCTCATGGCCAAGCCATCCGGCGAAATCATCGAACGCCCGATTCTGTCGTCCTTCCGCGAAGGTCTGACCGTTCTCGAATACTTCATCTCGACGCACGGCGCCCGTAAGGGTCTCGCCGATACCGCGCTCAAGACCGCTGACGCCGGTTACCTCACACGTAAACTGTGTGACGTGGCCATGGACGTTGTCATCGCCGAAGAAGATTGCGGCACCCGCGACGGTGTCTGGAAGAAAGCGATCTTTGAAGGTGACGACGAAATCGTCGGTCTCCGCGAGCGTATCATCGGCCGTTGCGTGAGCGACGACGTCTTCAATCCGCTCAATCCGACCGAGCTCCTCGTTGGTTCCGGCGAACTCATCACTGAGGAAATCGCCACCAAGATCGAAGAATCCGGCCTCGAGCGCGTGAAGATCATGTCGCCCCTCACATCGACCAGCCGCCACGGCATCGATGCGAAGAGCTACGGCATCAATCCCGCCACCAACCGTGTCGCCAAGACCGGTGACTCGATCGGCATCATCGCCGCTCAGTCGATCGGTGAACCCGGCACGCAGCTCACGATGCGTACGTTCCACATTGGTGGCGTCGCTACCGGTGGATTCAAGACTCCTGAAATTCGCGTCCGCTCCGGCGGCAAAGTGAAGTACAAGGGTCTCCGCCTCGTGCAGACCGCTGACGGTGCAGCCATCGTTCTTAACAAGACTGGCTCGATCCAGATCATCGACTCCGAAGATCGCGAACTCGAGAGCTACAACATCGTTGTCGGTTCCTTCCTCACCATCGGTGACGGCGAGAAGATCGAAAAGGGTGCCGTGCTCGCGCAGTGGGATCCGTACAACGTTCCCGTCCTCTCTGAAAAGGGTGGTACGCTCGTCTTCAAGGACATGATCCCTGGTGTCACCGTGAAGCGCGAACTCGACGAATCGTCGGGCCGCATCGCCACGGTCGTCATCGAGCATAAAGAAGATCTCAATCCTCAGGTCGAAATCCGCGACGCGTCCAACAAGCCGCTCGCTGCTTACTCGATTCCCGTCGGCGCGCAGATTTCGGTCAACGAGGGCGACATCATCGCTCCCGGCGCGCTCCTCGCGAAAACGCCACGTCAGGCGTCCAAGACCAAGGACATCACGGGCGGTCTCCCCCGCATCGCCGAGCTCTTCGAAGCCCGCCGTCCAAAAGACGCGGCCGAGATGGCTCGTATCGATGGCGTCGTTTCCTTCGAAGGAACGATCCGCGGCAAGCGCAAGCTCGTCGTGAAAAACGAGGAGACTTCGCAGGAGGAGGAACACCTCATCCCGGCCGGCAAGCACATCATCGTGCAGCCAGGCGACGTCGTCCACAAGGGCCAGCACCTCACCGAAGGCTCCGCCGATCCACACGAGATCCTCGAGATCCTCGGGCCATCGGCGCTGTACGATTTCCTCATCTCGCAGGTGCAGGAAGTTTACCGCCTCCAAGGTGTGACCATTAACGACAAGCACATCGAAATCATCATCCGCCAGATGCTCCGCAAGGTCCGTATCACGGATCCAGGTGACTCCGAGTACTTCTGGGGCGAGCAGATCGACCGCGCTGCCTTCATTGCGAATAACCGTCGCATTGAAGAAGCCGGTGGTAAGCCCGCTGAAGCCGAGCCGATCCTCTTGGGTATCACCAAGGCCTCGCTCGAAACCGAGAGCTTCATCTCGGCCGCTTCCTTCCAAGAGACGACGCGCGTCCTCACCGACGCCTCGACGCTCGGCAAGATCGATATGCTCAAGGGCTTCAAGGAAAACGTGATCATGGGTCACCTGATCCCTGCTGGCACGGGTCTCCCGATGTACAAAAAGCTCAAGGTCACGCTGCCATTCGGCGACGAGATCCCCGAGGCGGCTCCAGTCGCCGAGGTCTCCGCTTCCTGA
- the rpoB gene encoding DNA-directed RNA polymerase subunit beta: MADRINFGKLREVIQPPNLIEIQITSYLDFLQKGIPDKQRKPQGLEAVFREVFPIESYDGRLVLEYVSYTLGDSKNTEIECIREGITYSVPLYVKLRLREEDFIKDEEIYMGEIPMVTDRGSFIINGAERVVVSQLHRSPGIAFEVTPHANGKPLHSFRVIPDRGTWLEVQFDNNDLLYVYLDRRRRRRKFLITTLLRSIGYSSDIDILNLFYEIKDLKVAKALDLENVSTLVLVEDAIDAQKGVVLARAFEPLTKQIVRTFEKHDITSIRVIDTAVDEGAIIRALKKDPTRNEEEALKEIYKRLRPGEPPTTANAKALLKRLFFDPKRYDLGRVGRYKVNQKLSLKVEIEQRILESNDIVAATKYLVRLKRGEGVVDDIDHLGSRRVRTVGELLANQCRVGLSRTERLVRERMTMYDQSVDSITPQKLINPKALTTVIRDFFARSQLSQFMDQINPLAEVTHKRRLSALGPGGLNRDRAGFEVRDVHPSHYGRICPIETPEGPNIGLINSLSTYARVNEFGFIETPYRLCKDGKATDKIEYLTADQEEGKVIAQANSELDDKNHFVGKVTVRQQGNFLEVAASEVDLMDVSPKQVISIAAGMIPFLEHDDANRALMGANMQRQGVPLLKAESPFVGTGIEERVARDSKIVVVADEKGIVAAVDAKRIVVTEDGELPKNFDRAPKTDAKNGVHVYELRKFMRSNAGTCFNQKPIVEKGQKIKAGQIIADGPSTEDGEMALGRNVLVAFMPWNGYNFEDAILISEKVLKEDIFTSIHIQEFEVTARDTKLGPEEITRDIPNVGEEALKNLDHNGVIRIGAEVKPGDILVGKITPKSETELAPEEKLLRAIFGEKAADVKDTSLVVPSGVGGIIMDVKVSSRIDFEKEKLSPSDRRRQTKQIQEDYKTQMDKLREGLTEALSNILLGEKIPLDVINGQTNEVIIPANRKITKTLLRKLAAVSKHVEIDPSPVRIKIMEIIGSYQSKFDELEGDRERKITGIEAGDDAGNGAIKQVKVYIATKQKLEVGDKMAGRHGNKGVVAKIVPEEDMPFLPDGTPVEICLNPLGVPSRMNVGQVLETHLGWACKKLGIKVATPVFDGIPEKKVREYLKDAGLPTSGKSALFDGRTGEKIDQQVVVGYIYMMKLNHLVSHKIHARAVGPYSLVTQQPLGGKAQYGGQRFGEMEVWALEAYGAAHTLQELLTVKSDDVQGRTKIYESLVKGDNTLTAGTPESFNVLIKEIQSLCLDIKLSKRDVLGFGSTTSRTGT; encoded by the coding sequence ATGGCCGACCGCATCAACTTCGGTAAACTCAGAGAAGTCATCCAACCGCCGAATCTCATCGAGATTCAGATCACGTCCTATTTGGACTTTCTGCAAAAAGGCATTCCCGACAAGCAGCGCAAGCCCCAAGGTCTTGAAGCCGTTTTCCGCGAGGTTTTCCCGATCGAGTCTTACGACGGCCGCCTCGTGCTTGAGTATGTCTCGTACACCCTTGGCGACTCTAAGAACACCGAGATCGAGTGTATCCGCGAAGGTATCACGTACTCCGTTCCGCTCTATGTGAAGCTTCGCCTCCGCGAGGAAGACTTCATCAAGGACGAAGAAATCTACATGGGCGAAATCCCGATGGTCACCGACCGCGGTTCGTTCATCATCAATGGTGCCGAGCGCGTCGTCGTCTCTCAGCTCCACCGTTCGCCTGGCATCGCGTTCGAAGTCACGCCCCACGCCAACGGCAAGCCGCTCCACTCTTTCCGCGTTATTCCTGACCGCGGTACTTGGCTAGAAGTGCAGTTCGACAATAACGACCTGCTCTACGTCTACCTCGACCGCCGCCGTCGTCGCCGCAAATTCCTCATCACGACGCTCCTCCGTTCCATCGGCTACAGCTCCGACATCGATATTCTGAATCTCTTCTACGAGATCAAAGATCTCAAAGTCGCGAAGGCTCTCGATCTCGAAAACGTTTCCACGCTTGTTCTCGTCGAAGACGCGATCGATGCCCAAAAGGGCGTCGTTCTTGCTCGCGCGTTCGAGCCGCTCACGAAGCAGATCGTGCGCACCTTCGAGAAGCACGACATCACCTCCATCCGTGTCATCGATACAGCGGTGGACGAAGGCGCGATCATTCGAGCCCTCAAAAAAGACCCGACTCGCAACGAAGAAGAAGCGCTCAAGGAAATCTACAAGCGCCTCCGTCCAGGCGAGCCGCCAACCACAGCGAACGCCAAGGCTCTTCTCAAGCGCCTCTTCTTCGATCCCAAGCGTTACGACCTCGGCCGCGTCGGTCGCTACAAGGTCAACCAGAAGCTCAGCCTCAAGGTTGAGATCGAGCAGCGCATCCTTGAGAGCAACGACATCGTGGCCGCCACGAAGTACCTTGTCCGCTTGAAGCGTGGCGAAGGCGTTGTAGACGACATCGATCACCTCGGTTCCCGCCGCGTCCGTACCGTCGGCGAACTTCTTGCCAATCAGTGCCGCGTCGGCCTCAGCCGCACGGAGCGTCTCGTTCGCGAGCGCATGACGATGTACGACCAGAGCGTCGACTCGATCACTCCACAAAAGCTGATCAACCCGAAGGCTCTCACGACCGTCATCCGTGATTTCTTTGCCCGCTCGCAGCTGTCGCAGTTCATGGACCAGATTAACCCGCTCGCCGAGGTCACGCACAAGCGTCGTCTCTCCGCCCTCGGGCCAGGCGGTCTTAACCGCGATCGCGCTGGCTTCGAAGTCCGCGACGTTCATCCGTCGCACTATGGACGTATTTGCCCGATTGAGACGCCCGAAGGTCCAAACATCGGTCTGATCAACTCGCTCTCGACCTACGCCCGCGTCAACGAATTCGGCTTCATCGAAACGCCGTATCGTCTTTGCAAAGACGGCAAGGCTACCGACAAGATCGAGTACCTCACCGCCGACCAGGAAGAAGGCAAAGTCATCGCTCAGGCTAACTCTGAGCTCGACGACAAGAACCACTTCGTCGGCAAGGTCACCGTTCGTCAGCAAGGCAACTTCTTGGAAGTCGCCGCGAGCGAGGTCGACCTCATGGACGTTTCTCCGAAGCAGGTCATCTCGATCGCTGCCGGAATGATTCCGTTCCTTGAGCACGACGACGCCAACCGCGCTCTGATGGGCGCCAACATGCAACGCCAAGGCGTTCCGCTCCTCAAAGCCGAGTCTCCATTCGTGGGCACCGGTATCGAAGAGCGTGTCGCTCGTGACTCGAAGATCGTGGTTGTCGCTGACGAGAAAGGCATCGTCGCCGCCGTTGACGCCAAGCGCATCGTTGTCACCGAGGATGGCGAACTGCCGAAGAACTTTGATCGCGCTCCGAAAACCGACGCCAAGAACGGCGTTCACGTTTACGAGCTGCGCAAGTTCATGCGCTCAAACGCGGGCACCTGCTTCAATCAAAAGCCCATTGTTGAAAAAGGTCAGAAGATCAAAGCCGGCCAGATCATTGCTGACGGTCCTTCGACCGAAGACGGCGAAATGGCGCTCGGCCGCAACGTGCTCGTCGCGTTCATGCCTTGGAACGGCTACAACTTCGAAGACGCCATCCTCATCTCCGAGAAGGTTCTTAAGGAAGACATCTTCACCTCGATCCACATCCAGGAATTCGAAGTCACTGCTCGTGACACGAAGCTTGGGCCAGAAGAAATCACGCGCGATATTCCGAACGTCGGTGAAGAGGCGCTCAAAAACCTCGATCACAACGGCGTTATCCGCATCGGTGCCGAAGTGAAGCCCGGCGACATCCTCGTCGGCAAAATCACTCCGAAATCCGAGACCGAGCTCGCTCCTGAAGAGAAGCTCCTCCGCGCGATCTTCGGTGAAAAAGCTGCCGACGTTAAGGACACCTCCCTCGTGGTGCCTTCCGGTGTTGGCGGCATCATCATGGACGTAAAGGTTTCCAGCCGCATCGATTTCGAGAAAGAGAAACTTTCTCCTTCCGATCGCCGCCGCCAGACCAAGCAGATCCAGGAAGATTATAAGACCCAGATGGACAAGTTGCGCGAAGGCCTCACCGAGGCCCTCTCCAACATCCTCCTCGGCGAAAAGATCCCGCTCGACGTGATCAACGGCCAGACCAACGAGGTCATCATCCCGGCCAACCGCAAGATCACCAAGACGCTCCTCCGCAAGCTCGCCGCCGTCTCCAAACACGTCGAGATCGACCCGTCTCCGGTTCGTATCAAGATCATGGAGATCATCGGCTCTTATCAGTCGAAGTTCGACGAGCTCGAAGGCGACCGCGAACGCAAGATCACCGGCATCGAAGCCGGTGACGATGCGGGCAACGGCGCGATCAAGCAGGTCAAAGTGTATATCGCCACGAAGCAAAAGCTCGAGGTCGGTGACAAGATGGCCGGTCGTCACGGTAACAAGGGTGTCGTCGCGAAGATCGTTCCCGAAGAAGACATGCCGTTCCTCCCGGACGGTACGCCGGTCGAGATCTGTCTTAACCCGCTCGGCGTTCCTTCACGTATGAACGTCGGCCAGGTGTTGGAGACACACCTCGGTTGGGCGTGTAAGAAACTCGGCATCAAGGTCGCGACGCCTGTGTTCGACGGTATCCCGGAAAAGAAAGTCCGTGAATACCTCAAGGACGCTGGTCTGCCGACCTCCGGCAAATCTGCACTCTTCGACGGTCGTACCGGCGAGAAGATCGATCAGCAGGTCGTGGTCGGCTACATCTACATGATGAAGCTGAACCATCTTGTGTCTCACAAGATTCACGCCCGCGCCGTCGGTCCATACTCCCTCGTCACGCAGCAACCATTGGGCGGCAAAGCCCAGTACGGTGGCCAGCGTTTCGGCGAAATGGAAGTGTGGGCGCTCGAAGCCTATGGCGCTGCGCACACCCTCCAGGAGCTCCTCACCGTCAAATCCGACGACGTGCAAGGCCGCACCAAGATCTATGAGTCGCTCGTCAAGGGCGACAACACGCTCACGGCCGGTACGCCGGAATCGTTCAACGTGTTGATCAAGGAAATCCAGTCGCTGTGCTTGGACATCAAGCTCAGCAAACGCGACGTCCTAGGCTTCGGCTCCACGACCTCCCGCACCGGCACCTAA